The sequence gatcttggccgagatgaactgttcctccTGGTTGTTTGACCCGACTTGACCGACCCTTGCCCGGTGGGCCGACACAAGTGCTtcgctttaactttccctcaccgacgagcgctctagatggttccacgaGGGTCCGACGATTCTCGGTAGTGTGACCCACATCCCGATGATGCTGCGAGAAAAggtttgatttcttctcgcgggGTCCCTGCCATCTGCCGGCCAtccgaagaagggctccttacgaacctTTTCTAATAAtcgatgcaccggttctcggaacacaatATTTACGGCTTCGAAGGTCttgagccggattgtccgaaagTAATCcttcctcggcttattgttgtgatatCACATCCgactgaaatcccttctctcctgtgggataaccttctcctttccttttccctgctgctggtcttcctctacccttttatattcatcaatacgatccataagacggcgtacgctgcggacaggctttttcgtcaaggactttcttaggtcgtggtcagtagggagacccaccttaaaggtattaagcgccacctcatcaaagtcgccgtctatttcattgaacatctcccagtatcggtcggagtatgctttcagcgtctccccttccttcatggccatggatagcaacgagtccaatggccgaaggactctgctacacgtaatgaaccgcgaagcaaatgccctagttagctccccaaatgagcctacggatcctgatttgagaccgttaaaccatctcatagccacaggtcccaagctagaggggaagactttacacatcaaagtctcgttgtgagagtgcaatCGCCATCCTacggttgaagtgactcacgtgctccaccggatcagtccggccattatataTGGTAAAGGtggggctgggtgaacctcctgggaagcctccccctctcaatcctccgtgaaaacggagatctagagagctggtgcaacgccctactcatggtatcgttgcctaagcccctagaacgaggcttcttacgtctgcgggttagctggtcgtcctcctcaccggaggatgttgcgctggtgggggaacatgaccttgaactgtagccagGTCCCCTATCtctctctgaggaagaactagacgaggacggggaaaccttacgtttggCGCGGCGTAAcctcctcttcaaacgattgatttccttctacatggatttagaaccctcatcacGGGTAGTGCTActccctccatgagtatggctagcccctgggtattctgtatggacgcttccctcacgatccctacgatgttcaagacgttcgaaatgatcttccggttgtgatccttgtgactctgcatggtgagagcctaagcctgccataatatccctacctctccTAGACTagacttcccacagacggcgccaattgtaagtgcacaaatgcacctggccccaagaacagttatgggcccaggcccaatgagccttaaacaatatgaatttgtagagtgtgggcttgaaacccaggttaggaGTATATGGGgattaaataacaaaataaggattgcaagtacttggaaacaacaaggaatatcacaaattggcctcctcggacgtaagccaagggctgttcttatattatatctttctccttctctcttttcttttcttagatTACAAAAAGTCTCCCTCTTTCTATTccaggttcctccttaaatactcatcttttgaacactttgtacacgtgttgccccacctcccccttagcctagatatttcccttctcagtgcctttgaatagtaaccagaagtttctcttctactgttcaggtgtcacttccccataaatgcggccaggggggtaagtgcagggtctttaatgtggaggtagcagcctttatctttgacatttcttcaacattggtacttctggggcgttctagggtttcccccttttaaccattggccttaaccatgtcatcccctaatctttactatgaaatcccgagttcttcggtgttcatccgaggataaggtcaccctcggctggatcctcggacccttggcgtatgggccgacccatagtactaacaatttctaaacccaagatcaggtcggccttccttaacacggcccaaaaggcctacgttcccatcaggatctttttgccccacaCATCCAGCTTATGTACTTTTTTACCCCCTAGTATTAAAATAAAGGATCCAGcttatatactttttttccccctaagcaaaacaaaaaataaggaaagAGGGGCTGTGATTTCTTAATAATAtgacaaaattttcttaatatttcttCTTAcataattgattgatttttagaTATGATTATTTTGGAACACTTCTTTGGTAAAAGTCACTTTAATAGCATGTAGCAATACATGCGTCTGATCAAGAATTTACTGTTTCATTATAATCTAGTATGcaatttggattttcttttcccTATTTGTAACACTTCTTATAAAACgttatttcttaaaaataaatcttaactgtcaaaattaaaacaaagaaagctAGAATATGATTTAtcaaattcattatttaaagcataatatataaaaataataataacttattgtCTTATTTATGACCAATTTATGACCCAGGGGAGTAAGTTTAGGCGTAAGGGAGAAAATGAATTGTTTAATGAAGATAGGTTATCAATAAATGATTTTAGAGTAAGAAAAAGTATATGGGGTTTAATGGTCACTAGTTATAAGAGttatttttcttattacttTTCTCTATTTGAAACACAAGGCCAAGGttgtgttaaattttttattccaagACTTCATTTGAAGTCTCTTATTCCAAGACTTCATTTGAATTAATGCCTTGTGTATCAGTCTTTACCAAAGAGTCATTtgagtcatatatatatatatatatatatatatatagagagagagagagagagagagagagagagagagatgattttgaagcAACCAAGTGGACAATATAAATATGAGTATGACTATAATTGAAATCAGGTTCACTTGCACACTCGCTTTTAATGAAAATTCCTTCTCCATATGAAGTATGCGTTTGCCATTGGTTTAaaaagctagtttttttttattattcaacttttttttactactatttatgtgtcccattacactttttggtattatttataggttccattgtactatttcagttatcttttagctttatttacagtacttttaacaaaaacttttcagttttagctaaataagttgttcctaAACAAACATGAAGAGAAGACATTTGATCCTCATTCTGAGACACAACTCTGTAGCACACATTATAAACTTGTTGAAGAAAAAGTGCATAGCTTAGCAATTAAAACCTGCACCAACCTTAATTACAGAGTCATTTTCAATGTTCCTTAAGCCCCTGCTCCACAATTAATGTGCAGCTGATATGAGCAGCAGTCTCAATTCATGAGCAAAATCATTCTTCTAAATGTACACCATATCTTTGGTTTTAGAACTGATCACATTTCACAAACAGACTAAAATTACTTACAAATGGGTCTAAAAAGGTAGAAAGCATTTCCTTAAATGCGaaacaatttcaaattctaaactTACCAAACTTAGAATAGACTTGTCTCAACTCAACAgtcttaaaatatatttatttgggGCAATCTACAGAGATATATTTTGCCATTCAGCTATATCTAGAAACATATATCTGCAAAGTCACTAAACAGCAACCTGAACCACATTTTTCCTAGAGCTCCTCTTATCTATGTTAAGCCCTCAACTAAAACTAGATTAGTCCATACGGATAAATTCATTAGTCTTCAAAATCGGTAGGAATATATGCTCACCAACAATTGAAGACATCTTAGTCACCTTTTCTTCACAATACCTTCCAAAATCCCATCAATTCCGAAAGAACCAGAAAATTGTTGGTTGTCAACTGGACCAGGCAGCTGGAATGAGATAGAGAAGTGCCCTGGTGGGCATAGATTCTGTGATTGCATCTGAAAAATTTGGGAGTTCTTGCAAACTATTTTTTCACCAATTGTTGTTACTCCCTTTATTACTATCTTTCCATCAGGTTCAACCTCACAACTGAAATCCTCTGCAGTCAGAAATGATGGCCAGACTCGATAACCACAGAAAGATGAATATTAGAAGCTAGCAGTAGGAATGAGATAACCCAATCATGATTTTCCAAGCATATGAAACTCAAATGTTCAGAACAAGTAAATTAGATAATTCGTGAAACTCTAAAGTGAAGGATTATAGATAGAAATGAATTAATGTACAGAGATCAGATGTAAGAACAATTCTAATTTGTAGCGAGTCCAAACCAAACCAATGTCAAGAGGCATGCAGTTATGCCAGCAAGCTAATGACTATATCACACAATCAATACCACTGTTCCTCATCTATAtacaataacgcataaaagtCCAAACAATCAACTAAAGTTCATACAACattatttagaaataaaaatttccctaacaacattttattagcaagaatttcaaaattcaatacTTGAACATAGTTTACTGGTTGAATGAAACTTACTCTCATCCCTTGTTACACCTGGAAGGGAGACACGAAAAAAGTATGAATCATCGGATTCACCAATGTCCATAGGTCCTACAACTGGTCCTATCTTTCCCATAGCTGCACTCCCAGTCAGTGCAACCCCAACTTTAGTGGCAGCTACAACATTGTTCCACTCTTCTCGAGTTGAAAGAGAAGGGAGAAATATCATAGCTGGCCCAACTTTTTCCACAGTCTCACTATTCTTTTTGGCTGGTGATGAAGCAGTATAGCTGTGTGGTGTAGGTGGACCAATGTATGGCACACTATTGAGAGGTGCCACATGAAGAACAGTTTGCTTAGGATTTAAAGGGTCTGGCTCAATGTTGTCACTTCTAGATCTCCCACCCCTGCAAGAAGATCTTAAGTCCATCAGGGATTGCAACTATGGTGTAATATGATCCCATTGTAGCATGATCTATGAatgcattaataatttcaaattttgtgttaagaaaattttggtgtTCCAGAAACAATGATGTTCACATCACATGAATTGTCTAGATAAATCTAAGTTCTGAAAATAATTAACATAGGAATTGCATTTTAGAATAAGTGAATAACTATATTTATCAGTATTTGTTATCCCTACCTAAATTGTGTCAATAATAATCCCTGATTTGTTCAAGTTGGTATTATTATCTTGTAAGAAATAAGCTTGTGCCATAAGTGATGCAGCACACAATaggaaaatagagagaaaagaggaaCAAAAAGAGCAACAGAACAAACCCTAGGCTTCACCGCCTAGAATCTGCCTGCAAGCATCACCACCTAAGGGCGTTTGGCATCACCACCAAACAAAGGGGACAGAGGAGAAGACATTCTCAACTCATCAAAATTAATTCTTATTCAAACTCAATTGTCTTTCACGATTACATGAGTACCAGTTAAATAGTTTTAAGGGATTATACTAATATGGAAAACATCTAATCAAATCCCTAAAAACTGTCAACATTAACaaccaaattcaaattcaaaaacaaaattaattgcaaattaaaacaaaaaatcttggTTCCCTGCACCAATAAGTTAACCACCAGCATCATCTGTGACTCTTTAGTTTGCAACACACACAATAATTCTTCAATCACATCAACCAATTTAACCTTGGTATAAACACCAAAGACTGAAattaaacaattcaaaaaatttagtttataCCATGATATGTTTGCAATCTGATTACTAGtttacataaatataaaagtcTTAAGTCTTTTGTCAAATAAAAGATATCAAATAAATTTTGCACAAAATTGCATCCCAATGTCAGCAGGTGGAAGTGATTTTAATAATCTGTCCCTTCgatgattaaagaaaaaaaaatattctcagacgatttttttttgagaaaccagacTGGAAACCCAGCCTGGGCTTTTattaaaccaacaaaaaccTTAAGAAACATCATCAAGAGCCAAGGGAATAATGCCCCCCAGAATGTCTTCTAACCATTGAAAACATGATTTGGCATTTTTATGGTCTTAGATCCCCTGCACAAGTTAATGGTGCTGTGCCAAATATTTGGTTACATGGTTAATTCTGTTTAGTCACCATTTCTCCATAGAGAACAGAATGTTCTCCTTTTAATGTAAATCACATACCATGTCTGCAAATCAACATTGATTTCCTCCATTTCCAAATATATGCTTTCTACTAATCACATTGTCGAAACATCACATTTTtctgaatccaaaaaaaataaagcactttttttttctttttataagttAGACATACCTAGTAGGTCTTCATgccacaacctcaccctcccCCACATTCTTAAAGTCACTTTCCACAACTAAAGATAATTCTTACAATATACGTGCCTAGGAAAAAAACTAATGAATGAAAAACAATTGCCTGGAGTAATGCATTTAATTTATAACcattttatttaagaaattcatggaaaaaaaaaagaggggaatCAACAATGCCTTTTGTCAGTTCAGAAAAAGTATATCTTACTCTGGTTATACCTTGAGAGTGTTTATTTTACGTTTTAACATTTTATACCAAACTTCAGTGAGATTCGTTAATATCTCTGACAAAATCTATCTCATTCAACGATGCACAAATTGAAAATCTTAAATGAGAACTATTTATGGACAAAAACCTAAAAGACCTacaaataaaccaaaacactAACAGGTGATATTGCGACAAGATAAATCATCCGACTAAAGTTGTACTATATTACAAAATCAATCTATTTTGTAAAGGATGTTCTTTATCAAACTTCACACACACAGAGATACTCAGTTTACTACTCATGCAGGccaaacaacaagaaaaatcaTATGACAATATCACATATCATACAAACACTCCAAGAGGATGGTTTCCCATCAAAACCTAAAACACCTTCTGGTCAAAATCAGGAAGCTGGTTTTCTGGTAAACTGTAGACCAGATTCAATCACACTATCCTAATGAATTCGTGgtcttcatcttcatctctATCTTCTTTTTGGATATTGAGAACCCAATTCAATCACATTTCCCATCACAGGTGAGATATGCTTTCCTTGGGAAAATTATGTCCAACTATATTTAACATAGACATAGAGGTTTTCTATGGCTAAAACCTATAAGTTTGACTTTAAAACAATTCATGTTATCAAGAGGCAATTTTCTGATCACTTTAGCTTACTATTTCCTTTCCAAATTACTCATGCGTCATTTATTTGTTTTCCAACAAATTCACCCTTCTGATCAaaggttgaatttttttcctaaaacagAAGTGCCAATTTATGTAATGAACATTTAGGAGAGCTTTCGCATTAGAGACAGATAATCATATTGAAGCCAGAAGCGTATAAACAGTAATTGCCTATAATCCATGTCTGGAAGTCAAAGTTTTTGATATGTGTGTGAGGAGTGTGCTCTTGTACAGATAAATGACTAGGTAGGTGCAACAACCTCCACTTTCTTGTACATGTCTTTGCCGCCCACATGTGAACACATGCTCCCGATGGATCTTAAATCCACAACTTCCACCTCCAATTTGCTCTTAAgggaggaggtgccatttgGGATAGAGCACATTGGCATGCCTGTGACACGTGCTGATTCACAAAGGAAAGAACCTACATTCCACTCTCCCCAAACAGCTAAAATTATATTCccatttttattaactttataAGGAGAAGTATGACTTCAAAACTGTAGTGCTGCAAATATTCCTCCAAGGACATGATTCCTTTTGATCCCTAAGATGGGGTTGGAGCCTTTCAACTTATACCAAAAAGCAACTAGTGCTTTCTTCTTCAAGGTTTCACTTTGATCATGATGTAGCAATTTCCTTTGAATGCATATTTAACTTGGGAGGCTACGGAAGTGACTCACGTTTCCAAACAGGACCTCAGTTGGCACTTTTTAATCAGTTGCAACAAAGTATATGGAAATACAAATATGGAGAACTCCTGTTCCTACAATCTGATGCTTGAGTTAATTTTCTACAGGATAATTATGAGTTTGTTCAACATGTTATCACTTAGTGGTAGGGAAAT comes from Castanea sativa cultivar Marrone di Chiusa Pesio chromosome 3, ASM4071231v1 and encodes:
- the LOC142627416 gene encoding alpha-crystallin domain-containing protein 22.3-like isoform X1, whose product is MWAAKTCTRKWRGGRSRSDNIEPDPLNPKQTVLHVAPLNSVPYIGPPTPHSYTASSPAKKNSETVEKVGPAMIFLPSLSTREEWNNVVAATKVGVALTGSAAMGKIGPVVGPMDIGESDDSYFFRVSLPGVTRDEKDFSCEVEPDGKIVIKGVTTIGEKIVCKNSQIFQMQSQNLCPPGHFSISFQLPGPVDNQQFSGSFGIDGILEGIVKKR
- the LOC142627416 gene encoding alpha-crystallin domain-containing protein 22.3-like isoform X2, yielding MASSIRGGRSRSDNIEPDPLNPKQTVLHVAPLNSVPYIGPPTPHSYTASSPAKKNSETVEKVGPAMIFLPSLSTREEWNNVVAATKVGVALTGSAAMGKIGPVVGPMDIGESDDSYFFRVSLPGVTRDEKDFSCEVEPDGKIVIKGVTTIGEKIVCKNSQIFQMQSQNLCPPGHFSISFQLPGPVDNQQFSGSFGIDGILEGIVKKR